From the genome of Desulfovibrio sp. JY:
CGGCAGACAGGGCGCGTCGTAGCAGCCGGCGGCGTGGCGTTGGCGAAAACCCTCGTAGAGGATGACGGCGGCGGCCACGGAGACATTGAGGCTTTGCACCATGCCCTGCATGGGGATATAAAGCGCTCCGTCCACGTAGGGGGCGAGTTCTTCGTCCACGCCCCGGTGCTCGTTGCCGAGGATGATGGCGACCTTGCCTGTCAGATCCCATTCCTGTAGCGGCCGGGCCGTTTCGGAAAAACTGGTGGCCACCAGGACGAATCCTTGGCCTTTGAGGGAGGAGGCCAGGGAGGCTGCGTCGGGATGGCGTATGGTCTCCACCCATTTCTTGGCTGATCCGGACGATTTTTTCCCCAGCGCCGGGAAGGCCGTATCGGTATAGAGCAGATGCACGCGATGGATGCCGAAGGCGTCGCAGCTTCGTAATATGGCCGACACGTTGTGCGGATCGTGGATGTTGTTTATGACCAGGGTCAGGTCGGTCTGCCGTCTGGCCAGAACGTCCCTGATGCGTTCGGCCCGGCGTTCGGTGATGCAGGTTCGCATGGCCGTGCCACTTAGGCTAAAGATCGCCCCGGCGCAAGAACGGAGGCTTTTGCTGCTATGACCAGGATGACTGCTCCGGCTGTTGTCGCCGCCAAGGGCGTGCGCAAGCTGCCGATGTTGACCGCGTATGACTATGCCGCCGCCCGGCTGGCCGAGGCCGCCGGCATCGATCTTCTTCTGGTCGGCGATTCGCTGGCCATGGTGGTGCTCGGCCACGAAGACACCTTATCCGTGACCATGGAGGAGATGCTCCACCATGTGCGGGCCGTGTCGCGCGGCGCGCAAAAGGCGCTGGTCATCGCCGACATGCCCTTTATGTCCTATCAGGCTTCGGTGTCCGAGGCCGTGACCAATGCCGGGCGTTTCCTCAAGGAGGGGCGCGCCGGGGCGGTCAAACTCGAGGGCGGGCGCGAGGTGACGCCGCAGGTGCGGGCCATGGTGGCCGCCGGCATTCCGGTGCTCGGGCATGTGGGGCTCACGCCGCAGCATGTGGCGGCGCTTGGCGGTTTCAAGGTGCAGTCGAAGACGGCCAAGGACGCCGCCGAACTGTTTGCCGACGCCATGGCCCTGGCCGAGGCCGGTTGTTTCGGCGTTGTGTTGGAGTGCATTCCCGCGCCGGTGGCCGCCGCCGTGACCAAGACCCTGCCCGTGCCGACCATCGGCATCGGGGCCGGGCCGGACTGTGACGGCCAGGTGTTGGTCTTTCATGACGTCCTGGGCCTCTACGACCGAATACATCCAAAATTCGTCAAGCAATATGCCGAGTTAGGGAAGTCAGCCGTGGGTGCGTTGACGCA
Proteins encoded in this window:
- the panB gene encoding 3-methyl-2-oxobutanoate hydroxymethyltransferase → MTRMTAPAVVAAKGVRKLPMLTAYDYAAARLAEAAGIDLLLVGDSLAMVVLGHEDTLSVTMEEMLHHVRAVSRGAQKALVIADMPFMSYQASVSEAVTNAGRFLKEGRAGAVKLEGGREVTPQVRAMVAAGIPVLGHVGLTPQHVAALGGFKVQSKTAKDAAELFADAMALAEAGCFGVVLECIPAPVAAAVTKTLPVPTIGIGAGPDCDGQVLVFHDVLGLYDRIHPKFVKQYAELGKSAVGALTQYAQAVTKGTFPGPEHVFSMAPEAHDAFLSMIAAAASEETTDQSDPKQPASNP
- a CDS encoding tRNA methyltransferase codes for the protein MRTCITERRAERIRDVLARRQTDLTLVINNIHDPHNVSAILRSCDAFGIHRVHLLYTDTAFPALGKKSSGSAKKWVETIRHPDAASLASSLKGQGFVLVATSFSETARPLQEWDLTGKVAIILGNEHRGVDEELAPYVDGALYIPMQGMVQSLNVSVAAAVILYEGFRQRHAAGCYDAPCLPPDEFDRLAAVWEQK